From a single Bacillus kexueae genomic region:
- the hemQ gene encoding hydrogen peroxide-dependent heme synthase yields the protein MSEERRTNEAAQTLDGWYCLHDFRSIDWSAWKTLTSDERQEIINEFLGLLEKWSLAEKAEKGSQALYTIVGQKADFMLMILRPTLEELNEIETEFNKSKLAEFTLPAYSYVSVVELSNYIPGGEDGGDPYENPYVRSRLYPTLPQAKHVCFYPMDKRRQGDDNWYMLSMDERRNLMRSHGMIGRQYAGKVKQIITGSVGFDDYEWGVTLFADDVLQFKKLVYEMRFDEVSARYGEFGSFFVGNILLPEKVAAYLHV from the coding sequence ATGAGTGAAGAACGTCGTACGAATGAAGCCGCTCAAACGCTTGATGGCTGGTATTGCCTACACGATTTCCGTTCCATTGATTGGAGTGCATGGAAAACGTTAACGAGCGATGAGCGCCAAGAAATCATCAATGAGTTTTTAGGCTTATTGGAAAAGTGGAGCTTAGCTGAAAAAGCCGAAAAAGGAAGCCAAGCGCTTTATACAATCGTTGGACAAAAAGCAGACTTTATGCTTATGATTTTACGTCCAACGCTGGAAGAGTTAAATGAGATCGAAACTGAATTTAATAAATCAAAGCTTGCTGAATTTACGCTACCAGCTTACTCATACGTTTCTGTTGTAGAGTTAAGCAACTATATTCCAGGTGGTGAAGACGGCGGTGATCCATATGAGAACCCGTATGTTCGCTCCCGTCTATATCCAACATTACCGCAAGCGAAACACGTCTGCTTCTATCCAATGGATAAGCGTCGCCAAGGTGATGACAACTGGTACATGCTTTCAATGGACGAGCGCCGCAACTTGATGCGCAGCCACGGCATGATCGGTCGTCAATATGCTGGAAAAGTGAAACAAATCATTACAGGTTCAGTTGGGTTTGACGATTATGAATGGGGCGTAACATTATTTGCCGATGATGTCCTTCAATTCAAAAAGCTCGTTTATGAAATGCGCTTTGATGAAGTAAGTGCACGTTACGGAGAGTTCGGTTCATTCTTCGTCGGAAACATTTTACTTCCAGAAAAAGTAGCCGCTTACCTACATGTATAA
- a CDS encoding cell wall hydrolase yields MRAEAEGDGKLGMLLVGNVGVNRVRADCLDFKDIRNIRRMVFQSPGGFEATQKGYFYQGARQSEIDLARKVIKGDRYRPGEVSLWFFRPDGACPATWFNQYNSGRYKSHCFYFPTQSSCPSVY; encoded by the coding sequence ATGCGTGCGGAGGCAGAAGGTGATGGGAAGCTTGGCATGTTGTTGGTTGGCAATGTTGGTGTAAACCGCGTTCGAGCTGATTGCCTCGATTTTAAAGACATTCGAAACATTCGTCGAATGGTATTCCAATCACCTGGAGGATTTGAAGCAACTCAAAAAGGTTATTTTTATCAAGGAGCAAGACAAAGTGAGATTGATTTGGCTCGAAAGGTCATTAAAGGTGATCGCTACCGTCCCGGTGAAGTATCCCTTTGGTTTTTCCGACCTGACGGCGCTTGTCCTGCTACTTGGTTTAATCAGTACAATTCAGGACGCTACAAGTCCCATTGTTTTTATTTTCCTACGCAATCCTCGTGTCCAAGTGTTTATTAA
- the gerQ gene encoding spore coat protein GerQ: MTSNNQKRNQTASQSQSTPYYGQGMAGYQPQMPMGAPYGFYAPSGSQLGAAPQVLGTSAGQYVPGMLPLEESYIENILRLNRGKHATVYMTFENNQQWNAKVFKGVIEAAGRDHIILSDPKSGKRYLLLMVYLDYITFDEEIEYVYPTGLSSYSPR, translated from the coding sequence ATGACTTCAAATAATCAAAAGCGAAACCAGACAGCGAGTCAGTCACAATCCACTCCATATTACGGGCAAGGAATGGCTGGATATCAGCCTCAAATGCCAATGGGAGCCCCTTACGGCTTCTACGCTCCAAGCGGCTCTCAATTAGGCGCAGCTCCTCAAGTTCTAGGAACTTCCGCTGGACAATACGTACCTGGCATGCTTCCGCTTGAGGAATCATACATTGAGAATATTTTGCGCTTAAACCGTGGTAAACACGCTACTGTTTATATGACATTTGAAAATAATCAGCAATGGAATGCAAAGGTATTTAAGGGCGTCATCGAAGCAGCTGGCCGTGATCATATTATCTTGAGTGATCCTAAATCAGGAAAACGATATTTACTACTTATGGTTTACCTAGATTACATTACATTTGATGAAGAAATTGAGTATGTATACCCAACCGGCTTGTCTTCTTATTCACCGAGGTAA
- a CDS encoding ABC transporter permease, translated as MSLFQFVWRNILYKKVLSVLSIVSVSVGVALVIFITLAHDSMEEGAAKGYGPYELVIGAEGSSTQLALNTFYHIGAPTGNISYEVYEQVKESDLAEVVYPLTKGDHYQGHQIVGVPVEYLASRYPHVSLAEGSLYQQTGEVVIGSQIAKDLELRVGDKFYGSHGQVSAHSDDHHQELLYRVVGILPPLHTPDDKAIFTTVDHAWVVHHQEEESDREKEVTALVVIPKGLMELQTLKNFANEMDGVQGVYSSKAMADVLNIVDYGTKAIQVITSICIFIAAISLMLSLIVTTTDKKKDIGLLRLIGKPKWYIWGSVVLEGQILTIIGCLFGMLLGHLTSFLLNDLFISYVGIPLQTGSIRSFDGYILLSAMIIGFLASIWPALRSYQVHPLTLFR; from the coding sequence ATGAGCTTGTTTCAATTCGTATGGCGTAACATCCTCTATAAGAAAGTTCTTTCTGTATTATCTATTGTTTCTGTTTCAGTTGGAGTAGCGCTTGTCATCTTTATTACATTAGCACACGACAGCATGGAAGAAGGAGCCGCTAAGGGGTATGGCCCGTATGAACTTGTCATTGGGGCAGAAGGATCTTCTACGCAGTTAGCGTTAAATACGTTTTATCATATCGGTGCTCCTACAGGTAATATCTCTTACGAAGTATATGAACAGGTAAAGGAAAGTGATTTAGCTGAAGTTGTTTACCCTTTGACAAAAGGGGACCATTATCAAGGACATCAAATCGTTGGAGTTCCCGTTGAATATTTAGCATCCCGTTACCCTCATGTCTCGCTTGCTGAAGGAAGTTTATATCAACAGACGGGAGAGGTGGTCATTGGATCGCAAATTGCTAAAGATTTAGAACTTCGTGTAGGGGATAAGTTTTACGGAAGTCACGGGCAAGTTTCAGCTCATAGTGATGACCATCATCAAGAACTTCTCTATCGTGTGGTGGGCATTTTACCGCCACTCCATACACCGGATGATAAGGCCATTTTTACAACAGTTGATCACGCATGGGTAGTCCATCATCAGGAGGAAGAAAGTGATCGTGAAAAAGAGGTTACGGCGTTAGTTGTTATTCCGAAAGGACTTATGGAGTTACAAACGTTAAAAAATTTTGCGAACGAAATGGATGGTGTCCAAGGCGTATATTCAAGTAAGGCGATGGCAGATGTTTTAAACATTGTTGATTATGGAACGAAAGCCATCCAAGTTATCACAAGCATTTGTATATTCATTGCTGCGATATCCTTAATGCTCTCGTTAATTGTGACGACTACAGATAAGAAAAAAGATATTGGGCTACTCCGATTAATTGGAAAACCAAAGTGGTATATTTGGGGGAGCGTTGTTCTAGAAGGCCAAATTTTGACAATAATAGGTTGTCTTTTTGGTATGTTATTAGGACATTTAACCAGCTTTTTATTAAATGATCTGTTTATTTCTTATGTAGGGATTCCATTACAGACTGGGTCCATTCGAAGCTTCGATGGATATATTCTGTTAAGTGCGATGATTATCGGTTTTCTTGCGTCGATATGGCCTGCTCTTCGCTCTTATCAAGTTCATCCGCTGACATTATTTCGCTAA
- a CDS encoding ABC transporter ATP-binding protein: MITIQNVKKSFKVQKEHIPILHIPSFYLEKGKQVALIGPSGSGKSTLLHLMSGILTPDQGDVIVHGVNLAAQSEKMRDRFRAQNIGYVFQDFHLINSLTAEENIKLMLPKMARSEQKELVEHWFQKVGLYEKRNHKPSELSRGQQQRVAIIRALIQSPPIVLADEPTGSLDFENATHIMNLLLTLAEEQNQTLLCVTHDPYQIEKFHEIIRMEEVNEIMNGRKIS; this comes from the coding sequence GTGATAACCATACAAAATGTGAAAAAAAGCTTTAAGGTTCAAAAAGAACATATCCCGATTCTACATATTCCATCATTTTATCTTGAAAAAGGAAAACAAGTGGCGCTTATTGGTCCTAGTGGGTCAGGGAAAAGTACGCTTCTACATTTAATGAGTGGGATTTTAACACCTGACCAAGGAGATGTGATCGTCCATGGAGTGAATCTTGCAGCCCAGAGTGAAAAAATGCGGGACCGTTTTCGAGCTCAAAATATCGGCTATGTGTTCCAAGACTTTCATTTGATTAATAGTTTAACAGCTGAGGAAAATATTAAGCTGATGCTACCAAAAATGGCGAGAAGTGAACAAAAAGAGTTAGTCGAGCATTGGTTCCAAAAGGTTGGTTTGTATGAAAAGAGGAATCACAAGCCATCTGAATTATCGAGAGGTCAACAGCAACGTGTTGCTATTATTCGTGCCTTAATTCAATCCCCACCTATTGTGTTAGCGGATGAACCAACGGGAAGCTTAGACTTTGAAAATGCAACTCATATTATGAATCTTTTATTAACATTAGCAGAAGAACAGAACCAAACACTATTATGTGTCACGCACGATCCTTATCAAATTGAAAAATTCCATGAGATTATTCGCATGGAAGAAGTAAATGAAATCATGAATGGGAGAAAGATATCATGA